A single region of the Streptomyces sp. NBC_00425 genome encodes:
- a CDS encoding LysR family transcriptional regulator, whose translation MLDVRRILLFTEVARRGSVTATARALNYTPSAVSQQVSRLEAEAGQPLLERHARGVTLTDAGRALAERGERIERELTAAENELADFAGLRAGTLRVGTFPTVGASLLPRAVIAFREAHPDVRLTVRSARIAGLWAMLENREIEMSLMWDYDWNRIDREDIAVTTLADDPPALLVGQGHPLADRPSAALADFANDPWITRADHHPVAEALARSCHAAGFEPQIAYEAHDYQEAQAMVAAGIGVALAPTLALEGIRAGVSILPLQPAGPVRRILLVRMSDHALTPAAQAFAVFLRNSAAAATVA comes from the coding sequence ATGCTCGACGTCCGGCGCATCCTGCTCTTCACCGAGGTCGCCCGCCGGGGCTCTGTCACCGCGACCGCACGAGCCCTCAACTACACTCCGTCAGCGGTGTCCCAGCAGGTCAGCCGCCTGGAAGCAGAAGCCGGGCAGCCCCTGCTGGAGCGCCATGCTCGGGGCGTCACGCTCACCGATGCGGGCCGCGCGCTGGCCGAACGGGGAGAGCGGATCGAGCGCGAACTGACGGCCGCGGAGAACGAGCTGGCCGACTTCGCGGGACTGCGCGCGGGCACCCTCCGGGTCGGAACCTTCCCCACCGTCGGCGCCTCCCTCCTCCCGCGGGCTGTGATCGCCTTCCGGGAAGCGCATCCGGACGTACGGCTGACCGTGCGCAGCGCCCGCATCGCGGGCCTGTGGGCGATGCTGGAGAACCGGGAGATCGAAATGTCCCTGATGTGGGACTACGACTGGAACCGCATCGACCGCGAGGACATCGCCGTCACCACACTGGCCGACGACCCCCCGGCCCTCCTCGTCGGCCAGGGCCACCCCCTGGCCGACCGCCCTTCGGCCGCCCTCGCGGACTTCGCGAACGATCCATGGATCACCCGCGCCGACCACCACCCGGTGGCCGAGGCCCTCGCCCGGAGCTGCCACGCAGCCGGCTTCGAGCCGCAGATCGCCTACGAGGCCCACGACTACCAGGAGGCCCAGGCCATGGTCGCCGCCGGCATCGGCGTCGCCCTCGCCCCCACCCTTGCTCTGGAAGGCATCCGAGCCGGTGTCAGCATCCTGCCGCTGCAGCCCGCCGGCCCGGTGCGCCGCATCCTCCTCGTCCGCATGAGCGACCACGCCCTCACCCCCGCCGCCCAGGCCTTCGCGGTCTTTCTCCGCAACAGCGCCGCCGCCGCTACGGTGGCATGA
- a CDS encoding PrpF domain-containing protein — MLRLQGEMIRGGTSKCWIFDHHDVVATGVDADTLLLAAYNAADPRQIDGVGGASSTTSKAAIVRTSTKPGIDVEYAFAQVGIGDERVEWASNCGNCATAVALYAVHNGLVPITSDSTTVRMLNVNTRARLTGTIPTPGRTAFDEGTAAVPGTAALGVPVLLGFEDPAGSTTGRTLPTGHAVDTLTGPVGGIEVSLVDAGAPAALFEAKAFGLQGTESLAEFAAAVPTLTMLRRQAALAMGLAKENDPVSHAVPKVGVVARPAAYRTTDGTPVGPDEYDLAVRMVSMHAPHPAIGLTSAVALATAAATPGTLAHRVARQTADGTLRLGTPAGVITARAVPAAEGASPTVLLHRAARRIARAELLVPVLEGRPA, encoded by the coding sequence GTGTTGCGTCTGCAGGGCGAGATGATCCGCGGAGGAACCAGCAAGTGCTGGATCTTCGACCACCATGACGTGGTGGCGACCGGCGTGGACGCCGACACCCTGCTGCTGGCCGCCTACAACGCCGCCGACCCTCGCCAGATCGACGGTGTCGGCGGTGCCTCCTCCACCACCTCCAAGGCGGCGATCGTCCGGACCTCGACGAAACCGGGCATCGACGTCGAGTACGCCTTCGCGCAGGTCGGCATCGGCGACGAGCGCGTGGAATGGGCCAGCAACTGCGGCAACTGCGCGACCGCCGTCGCCCTGTACGCCGTCCACAACGGCCTGGTGCCGATCACGTCGGACTCCACCACGGTGCGGATGCTCAATGTCAACACCCGGGCCCGCCTCACCGGCACCATCCCCACTCCCGGGCGGACGGCCTTCGACGAGGGCACGGCCGCGGTGCCCGGCACCGCCGCGCTCGGGGTTCCGGTCCTGCTCGGTTTCGAGGACCCGGCGGGTTCGACCACGGGCCGCACCCTGCCGACCGGCCACGCCGTGGACACCCTGACCGGCCCGGTTGGCGGGATCGAGGTGTCTCTGGTCGACGCCGGCGCCCCGGCCGCGCTGTTCGAGGCCAAGGCCTTCGGCCTGCAGGGCACCGAGTCCCTGGCCGAGTTCGCCGCGGCAGTGCCCACGCTCACCATGCTGCGCCGTCAGGCCGCCCTTGCCATGGGCCTGGCCAAGGAGAACGATCCCGTCAGCCACGCCGTGCCGAAGGTCGGCGTCGTCGCCCGCCCCGCGGCCTACCGCACCACCGACGGCACCCCGGTCGGACCGGACGAGTACGACCTGGCCGTCCGGATGGTCTCGATGCACGCCCCCCACCCGGCGATCGGTCTCACCTCGGCCGTCGCGCTGGCCACCGCAGCCGCTACCCCCGGCACCCTCGCCCACCGCGTCGCCCGGCAGACCGCCGACGGCACGCTGCGACTGGGCACCCCGGCCGGTGTCATCACCGCCCGAGCCGTCCCCGCAGCGGAGGGTGCG